The following proteins come from a genomic window of Eleutherodactylus coqui strain aEleCoq1 unplaced genomic scaffold, aEleCoq1.hap1 HAP1_SCAFFOLD_53, whole genome shotgun sequence:
- the LOC136590904 gene encoding uncharacterized protein has translation MSTREDPETLLTDRDTQKPREARRRSKKCPVCLTKLDDSCTKTLCATCSAKIMQEEKTSLMAEIRSVVREEVQSSLSDLQPGPSGVTRRSVPAVSESDSDIAENVDFDGEVTQEDKKYLFSTTDMDQLLKAVRRTMQVEEDVQQPRTVQEDMFAGLLPQQKSSFPVNATLKQLILNEWESVDQAPLIPREFKERLLFPGDEVSFLDEIPKVDAAIAMVSRKSGLPFEDTSHLKDPLDHKVDTSMRKAWSTSGLIMKANIAATSVARSMAIWLDQFAALVDQKAPREEFASGIPLLRMATGFLADASMETVRLGARMAALSNTARRAVWVKEWSGDAASKNRLCTLPFRGGRIFGPDLDRLLEKAADKSHGLPATRPPKRPFTPHPSSTYAGKGKTGRWSYPKGGRGKTLTFVPQPILSGPVGGRLTRCANSWRSITTNEWVLHLVAEGYRIELLSRPPDRFMITPTQSPGLEQALLEGVRNLQGLGAIIPVPKKEQGKGFYSPLFLVPKPDGSHRTIINLKQLNKFIEYRRFKMETIRTATPLIARDNVMATIDLKDAYFHIPIYANSQKFLRFALRVEGEIRHFQFVCLPFGIPSAPRIFSKVVMEMVAFLRNQGVMIIPYLDDFLLVADSPSALRSHLESTLQLFKELGWIVNESKSNMEPETRKKFLGVILDSSLQNSSLPPLRKHLIIEECSNLYKKT, from the exons atgtcgaccagagaggacccagagaccctcctaact gacagggatactcaaaaaccgagggaggctagacgcaggagtaaaaaatgtccagtatgtctaaccaaactcgacgactcctgcacaaaaacgttatgcgctacctgctccgcgaaaattatgcaggaggaaaaaacttcccttatggccgaaattcggtcagttgtccgagaagaagtgcagtcctccctctcagacctccaacctgggccttccggggttacacgcaggtcggttccggcggtgtctgagtctgactccgacatagcggaaaatgtggattttgacggggaagtgacacaggaggacaagaaatatcttttctctaccaCGGACATGGATCAGCTGCTAAAAGCAGTACGcaggaccatgcaggtggaggaagatgtgcagcaaccccgcacagtccaggaggatatgttcgcggggttactcccgcaacaaaaatcttcattccccgtaaacgccacgctcaagcagctgattctaaatgagtgggagagcgtggatcaggctccgctaatccccagggaatttaaagaacgcctgttatttccgggagatgaagtgtcctttttggacgagatacctaaagtcgatgctgcaattgccatggtatccagaaagtccgggttgccctttgaggatacgtcccacttaaaggacccgttggaccataaggtggacacatccatgcgtaaagcctggtctacttccggtctcatcatgaaagctaacatcgcggccacttccgtggctcgttccatggcaatctggttggaccaattcgcagccctagtggaccaaaaagcccctagggaggagttcgcaagcggcatccctctgctgcgaatggcaacagggttcctggcagatgcttcgatggaaacagtccgcctcggagcccgcatggcagccctatcgaacaccgccagaagggcagtgtgggtgaaagagtggtcaggggacgcagcgtccaaaaataggctatgtaccctaccgttccggggcgggcgtatattcggaccagacctggatcgtctgctggagaaagcagctgacaagagtcacggactgcctgccaccagaccacccaagagacccttcacccctcatccctcgtctacgtacgccgggaagggaaagaccggaagatggtcttatccaaagggcggaaggggtaagactttaacttttgtccctcagcccatactttcaggcccggtagggggtagactgactCGCTGTgccaatagctggcgtagtattacaactaatgagtgggtactgcacctagtggcggaggggtacaggatcgagctactatcccgccccccggacaggtttatgataaccccaacccagtctccaggcctagaacaggctctgttggagggcgtacggaacctgcagggtctcggcgcaattatcccagtccctaagaaggaacagggaaaaggtttctattcccccctctttctggttcccaaaccagacggctcccaccgcaccattatcaatttaaaacaactgaataaattcattgaatataggagattcaaaatggaaaccattagaactgcaactcctttaattgccagggataacgtaatggctacaatagaccttaaggatgcctattttcatatccctatttacgccaactcacaaaaatttctgaggtttgcgctgagggtagagggggaaatccgccacttccagttcgtctgcctaccatttggaatcccctcggctccgcgaattttttccaaggtcgtgatggaaatggtggccttcttacgaaatcagggtgtcatgatcatcccctacttagacgacttcctgttggtggcagattccccgtctgctctgagatcacacttagagtccacattgcaattatttaaggagcttggctggattgttaacgagtcaaaatccaacatggagccagaaaccaggaagaaattcctgggtgtcatcctggattccagtctacaaaattcgtcccttcctcccctaagaaaacatcttatcatagaggaatgttccaacctatataaaaaaacatag